The Heyndrickxia vini genome contains a region encoding:
- a CDS encoding RluA family pseudouridine synthase, whose amino-acid sequence MEKMEHIILESENNERIDKIISTLQEEWSRSQVQQWIKEGYVTVNGKKIKANYKCIINDQLEIEIPEPQNLDVEAEEMNLDIYYEDGDVLVVNKPKGMVVHPAPGHTTGTLVNGLMAHCNDLSGINGVLRPGIVHRIDKDTSGLLMVAKNDFAHERLVNQLVDKSVTRKYFAIVHGNIPHDYGTIDAPIGRDPDDRQRMTVVDNGKHAVTHFRVLNRFTDFTFVECELETGRTHQIRVHMKYIGFPLAGDPKYGPRKTLSFNGQALHAGILGFIHPRTEKYMEFEAPLPEDFLQLIESLKK is encoded by the coding sequence ATGGAAAAAATGGAACACATCATTCTTGAAAGTGAAAATAATGAACGAATAGATAAAATTATTTCTACTTTACAAGAAGAATGGTCCCGTTCACAGGTACAGCAATGGATTAAAGAGGGTTATGTAACTGTAAACGGAAAAAAGATTAAAGCAAATTATAAATGTATCATTAATGATCAATTAGAAATTGAAATCCCAGAACCACAAAACTTAGATGTAGAAGCTGAGGAAATGAATCTTGATATTTATTATGAAGATGGAGATGTGTTGGTTGTTAATAAACCAAAAGGAATGGTAGTCCACCCCGCTCCAGGTCATACTACAGGTACGCTAGTAAATGGTTTAATGGCCCATTGTAATGATCTCTCTGGGATTAATGGGGTGTTAAGACCTGGAATTGTGCATAGGATTGATAAAGATACTTCTGGATTATTAATGGTTGCTAAAAATGATTTTGCACATGAGCGATTAGTAAATCAATTGGTTGATAAATCCGTAACAAGAAAATATTTTGCAATTGTCCATGGAAACATTCCTCATGATTATGGAACGATAGATGCTCCAATAGGCAGGGATCCGGATGATCGGCAAAGAATGACCGTAGTAGATAATGGAAAACATGCAGTTACTCATTTTCGTGTACTCAATCGTTTTACTGACTTTACCTTTGTGGAATGTGAATTAGAAACTGGTCGCACGCACCAAATTCGTGTTCATATGAAATACATTGGATTTCCTCTTGCGGGTGATCCTAAGTATGGACCAAGAAAAACATTGTCATTCAATGGACAAGCATTACATGCAGGAATTTTGGGATTCATACACCCGCGTACGGAAAAATACATGGAATTCGAAGCACCTTTGCCAGAAGATTTTCTTCAACTGATAGAGTCTCTTAAAAAGTAG
- the lspA gene encoding signal peptidase II, which translates to MIYYIISIFVIALDQLTKILVEKNMEIGERIPIIDNVFSITSHRNQGAAWGILQGQMWLFYLITIIVAGGIIYYIQKHAKGKPLLGISLAFMLGGAIGNFIDRLFRKEVIDFLYAEIIDFPIFNIADAALTIGVVLLLIQMLREERQSKEKTYGKNGTHHS; encoded by the coding sequence GTGATATACTACATAATTTCTATATTTGTTATAGCTTTAGATCAGTTAACAAAAATTCTAGTTGAGAAAAACATGGAAATTGGGGAAAGGATTCCTATCATTGACAATGTTTTTTCAATAACGTCTCACCGGAACCAAGGTGCCGCATGGGGAATATTACAGGGCCAGATGTGGTTATTTTACCTAATAACGATTATCGTGGCTGGGGGAATTATTTATTACATCCAAAAGCATGCAAAAGGAAAGCCTTTATTAGGAATTAGTCTTGCTTTTATGCTTGGCGGTGCAATTGGGAACTTTATTGATAGACTTTTTCGGAAAGAAGTAATTGACTTTCTTTATGCAGAAATTATCGATTTTCCAATTTTTAATATCGCGGATGCAGCATTAACGATCGGGGTTGTTCTGCTTCTCATTCAAATGCTGAGAGAAGAACGACAATCAAAGGAGAAAACATATGGAAAAAATGGAACACATCATTCTTGA
- a CDS encoding TraR/DksA family transcriptional regulator — translation MYLKDEHQHLYHLLHDLKVELNSYVTNDDLIKELINDELKDINTALSKWNEGNYGKCEQNGEPIPKEWLETIPTLKTSDEWNQLWSFGKITIPFS, via the coding sequence ATGTACCTTAAAGATGAACATCAACATTTATATCATTTACTTCATGATCTAAAAGTCGAATTAAATTCATACGTAACGAATGATGACTTAATAAAAGAGCTGATTAATGATGAATTAAAGGACATTAATACCGCCCTATCAAAATGGAATGAAGGAAATTATGGGAAATGTGAACAAAATGGCGAACCCATTCCAAAAGAATGGCTAGAAACTATACCCACATTAAAAACCTCGGACGAATGGAATCAGCTTTGGTCATTTGGGAAAATTACGATTCCCTTTAGTTAA
- the ileS gene encoding isoleucine--tRNA ligase → MEYKDTLLMPKTDFPMRGNLPKREPEIQAKWEEMNIYQKVQEKTEGRPLFVLHDGPPYANGDLHMGHALNKTLKDFIVRYKSMTGYQAPYVPGWDTHGLPIEQALTNKGVKRKEMTIAEFRQLCAEYAYQQVDNQRTAFKRLGVRGDWENPYLTLKPEYEAQQIKVFGEMAKKGYIYKGLKPVYWSPSSESALAEAEIEYQDKRSASIYVAFDVSDGKGVLDNETKIIIWTTTPWTIPANLGITVHPDLKYVVVNVENEKYLVAEALLEEVTEVLEWNSPQIVKTIVGKELEYILAKHPLYERDSLVMLGEHVTTDSGTGCVHTAPGHGEDDFLVGKKYGLDVLCPVDDKGVMTSEAPGFEGLFYDKANKPISEKLEEVGALLKLSFITHSYPHDWRTKKPVIFRATAQWFASIDKFRPELLKAIQEVKWVPTWGETRLFNMVRDRGDWCISRQRAWGVPIPVFYAENGEPIITDETIEHVSTLFREHGSNVWFERDVNELLPAGFTHPGSPNGKFTKENDIMDVWFDSGSSHQAVLFERDDLQRPADLYLEGSDQYRGWFNSSLTTAVAVTGKAPYKGVLSHGFALDGEGRKMSKSLGNVILPGKVINQLGADIIRLWVASVDYQADVRVSDAILKQVSEVYRKIRNTFRFLLGNLADFNPSSDKIAYENLREVDQYMLVKLNDLIKHAHDAYENYEFSSIYHAVNNFCTLDLSSFYLDFAKDVLYIEAKDNYERRAMQTVLYDCLTALTKLLSPILSHTADEVWAYIPGTDEESVQLVDMPVFVDLPNATELKSKWGEFLNLRDDVLKALEEARNEKVIGKSLTAKITLFVNEKTKQLLDSISENMNQLFIVSGFEIAGSIEDAPDQALKLEHAAILVEKADGETCERCWVVTPDVGKVEEHPTLCPRCASVVKDSYHNA, encoded by the coding sequence ATGGAATATAAAGATACACTATTAATGCCAAAAACAGACTTCCCAATGCGCGGAAATCTCCCAAAAAGAGAACCAGAAATCCAGGCAAAATGGGAAGAAATGAATATTTATCAAAAAGTTCAAGAAAAAACCGAAGGAAGACCGCTTTTTGTTCTGCATGATGGACCTCCATATGCAAACGGTGATCTTCATATGGGTCATGCATTAAATAAAACATTAAAAGACTTTATTGTACGCTACAAATCAATGACTGGCTATCAAGCTCCATATGTTCCAGGCTGGGATACACATGGTCTTCCGATTGAACAGGCGCTTACAAATAAAGGTGTAAAAAGAAAAGAGATGACAATTGCCGAATTCCGTCAGTTATGTGCTGAATATGCTTATCAACAAGTGGATAATCAACGGACTGCATTTAAGCGTTTAGGTGTCCGCGGTGATTGGGAAAATCCATATTTAACATTAAAACCTGAATATGAGGCGCAACAAATTAAAGTTTTCGGAGAAATGGCAAAGAAAGGCTATATTTATAAAGGACTAAAACCAGTTTATTGGTCTCCATCAAGTGAATCAGCTTTAGCAGAAGCTGAAATTGAATACCAAGATAAACGTTCAGCGTCTATATATGTAGCATTTGATGTGAGTGATGGAAAAGGTGTTTTAGATAATGAAACAAAAATTATCATTTGGACAACAACACCTTGGACAATTCCAGCAAACTTAGGAATTACCGTTCATCCAGATTTAAAATATGTCGTTGTCAATGTTGAAAATGAAAAATACTTAGTTGCAGAAGCACTGCTTGAAGAAGTAACTGAAGTTCTTGAATGGAACTCTCCGCAAATCGTTAAAACTATCGTAGGTAAGGAATTAGAATATATTTTAGCGAAGCATCCATTATATGAGCGTGATTCATTAGTGATGTTAGGTGAACATGTTACTACTGATTCAGGTACTGGTTGTGTTCATACTGCACCTGGACATGGGGAAGATGACTTTCTTGTAGGAAAAAAATACGGTTTAGATGTTCTGTGTCCTGTTGATGATAAAGGTGTCATGACTTCAGAGGCACCTGGATTTGAAGGGTTATTTTATGATAAAGCAAATAAACCAATCTCCGAAAAACTAGAAGAAGTTGGTGCGCTATTAAAATTAAGCTTTATTACCCATTCTTATCCACATGACTGGAGAACGAAAAAGCCAGTAATTTTCCGTGCAACGGCACAATGGTTTGCTTCAATCGATAAATTCCGTCCGGAATTATTGAAGGCAATCCAAGAAGTAAAATGGGTACCAACATGGGGAGAAACTCGACTATTTAATATGGTTCGTGACCGTGGCGACTGGTGTATTTCAAGACAACGTGCATGGGGTGTACCAATTCCGGTATTCTATGCAGAAAACGGTGAACCAATTATTACAGATGAAACAATTGAACATGTATCAACCCTTTTCCGTGAACATGGTTCAAATGTTTGGTTTGAAAGAGATGTAAATGAATTATTACCAGCTGGTTTCACCCATCCTGGAAGTCCAAACGGTAAATTCACTAAAGAAAATGACATTATGGATGTATGGTTTGATTCTGGATCATCCCACCAAGCAGTTTTATTTGAACGTGATGACCTGCAGCGCCCTGCAGATTTATATTTAGAAGGTTCTGATCAATATCGTGGCTGGTTTAACTCTTCATTAACAACGGCTGTGGCTGTAACAGGGAAAGCACCATATAAAGGGGTGTTAAGTCACGGATTTGCACTTGATGGTGAAGGACGAAAAATGAGTAAGTCACTAGGTAATGTAATTTTACCAGGAAAAGTAATCAATCAATTAGGAGCAGATATTATCCGTTTATGGGTCGCTTCTGTTGATTATCAGGCGGATGTCCGTGTTTCCGATGCTATTTTGAAACAAGTATCAGAGGTATATCGCAAAATTCGCAACACATTCCGTTTCTTATTAGGAAATTTAGCTGATTTTAACCCTTCTTCAGATAAAATTGCTTATGAAAATTTACGTGAAGTTGATCAATATATGTTAGTGAAGTTGAATGATTTAATTAAACATGCTCATGATGCTTACGAAAACTATGAATTTTCAAGTATTTACCATGCAGTCAATAACTTCTGTACTTTAGATTTAAGTTCATTCTATTTAGACTTTGCTAAAGATGTTTTATATATTGAAGCAAAAGACAATTACGAACGGCGAGCAATGCAAACCGTACTGTATGATTGTTTAACAGCGTTAACTAAACTATTATCACCAATCCTGTCGCATACTGCAGATGAAGTATGGGCATATATTCCTGGTACGGACGAAGAAAGCGTCCAATTAGTGGATATGCCTGTTTTCGTTGACTTGCCAAATGCAACAGAGCTTAAAAGTAAATGGGGAGAATTTCTAAATCTTCGTGATGATGTTTTAAAAGCTTTAGAAGAGGCACGTAATGAAAAGGTTATTGGAAAATCATTAACTGCAAAAATCACTTTATTTGTAAATGAAAAAACAAAACAATTATTAGATTCCATTTCAGAAAACATGAACCAATTATTTATCGTTTCTGGATTTGAAATCGCAGGATCTATTGAAGATGCACCAGATCAAGCTCTAAAGCTTGAACACGCGGCGATATTGGTTGAAAAAGCTGATGGTGAAACATGCGAGCGCTGCTGGGTTGTTACACCGGATGTAGGAAAAGTTGAGGAGCACCCAACATTATGTCCAAGATGTGCATCTGTAGTTAAAGATTCTTACCATAACGCATAA
- a CDS encoding DivIVA domain-containing protein: MPLTPLDIHNKEFSKGFRGYDEDEVNEFLDQVIKDYELIIREKKELEEKLSSLNERLGHFTNIEETLHKSIVVAQEAAEEVRGNAQKEAKLIIRESEKNADRIVNEALSKARKIALEIEELKKQSKVFRTRFKMLIEAQLDLLKNDDWDNLMEFDVDATELNIEEEIK; this comes from the coding sequence ATGCCTTTAACGCCATTAGATATACATAATAAGGAATTTAGTAAAGGCTTTCGTGGGTATGATGAAGATGAGGTGAATGAGTTCCTTGATCAAGTCATCAAAGACTACGAGCTGATTATACGTGAAAAGAAAGAATTAGAAGAAAAACTATCCTCGCTAAATGAACGCCTAGGACATTTTACGAATATTGAGGAAACATTACATAAATCCATCGTTGTTGCTCAGGAAGCAGCTGAAGAAGTTCGTGGGAATGCACAAAAAGAAGCAAAGTTAATTATTAGGGAATCTGAAAAAAATGCGGATCGTATCGTGAATGAAGCATTATCAAAAGCCCGTAAAATTGCTTTAGAAATTGAAGAGCTAAAGAAGCAATCAAAAGTATTTAGGACCCGTTTCAAAATGCTAATAGAGGCGCAACTGGATCTACTTAAAAATGATGATTGGGATAATTTAATGGAATTTGATGTCGATGCGACAGAATTAAATATTGAAGAAGAAATTAAATGA
- a CDS encoding RNA-binding protein, which produces MDNIYQHFRPEEKEFIDQVINWKQYVEDSYAPKLTDFLDPRQIHIVQSIIGIGQQVRIQEFGGHEYCERKRVIIYPEYYSPTQEDFQIALFEIIYPSKFVTITHRQVLGTLMSLGIKREKFGDILIDGNRIQFLIVKNLEDYIRLEFRQVGKASIELKEMSINNIISISETWHEKQTTVSSLRLDAVLSSIYNISRQKAQTFIHHGQVKVNWRITEQTSFICGEGDMFSVRGFGRSKIIVIEGQTKKEKWRIQVGVLK; this is translated from the coding sequence ATGGATAATATTTATCAACATTTTAGGCCGGAAGAGAAAGAATTTATTGATCAAGTTATCAATTGGAAACAATATGTCGAAGACAGCTATGCACCGAAGCTAACTGATTTTTTAGATCCGCGACAAATTCATATTGTGCAATCTATAATTGGTATTGGACAACAGGTAAGAATTCAGGAGTTTGGTGGACATGAATACTGTGAAAGAAAAAGGGTCATTATCTATCCTGAATATTATTCTCCTACTCAAGAAGACTTTCAAATTGCTTTATTTGAAATAATATATCCAAGTAAATTTGTTACTATCACACATCGACAAGTGCTAGGAACCCTCATGTCTTTAGGAATAAAAAGGGAAAAATTCGGGGACATACTAATTGATGGTAATCGGATTCAATTTTTGATTGTGAAAAATTTAGAAGACTATATACGATTAGAATTTCGTCAGGTAGGAAAAGCCTCAATTGAATTAAAGGAAATGAGTATAAATAATATTATTTCAATTAGTGAAACATGGCATGAAAAACAAACAACTGTAAGTTCGTTAAGATTGGATGCCGTTTTATCATCAATTTATAACATTTCGAGGCAGAAAGCTCAAACATTTATTCATCATGGACAGGTAAAAGTTAATTGGCGAATTACTGAACAAACATCGTTTATTTGTGGTGAAGGGGATATGTTCTCTGTTAGGGGCTTTGGCAGAAGTAAAATAATTGTCATTGAAGGACAGACCAAAAAAGAAAAATGGCGAATACAAGTTGGAGTATTGAAATAA
- a CDS encoding YggT family protein, with amino-acid sequence MEILFGILIKAIEIYTYIIIIYIFMSWFNAQQSSIGQMFARICEPYLEQFRRIIPPFGMIDFSPIIAIIVLNLAGRGVRALYFWII; translated from the coding sequence ATGGAAATTTTGTTTGGAATTTTAATAAAAGCTATTGAGATTTATACATACATAATTATTATTTATATATTTATGTCATGGTTTAATGCTCAACAATCGTCAATTGGCCAGATGTTTGCACGTATATGCGAGCCATATTTAGAACAATTTCGTCGAATTATCCCACCATTTGGAATGATTGATTTTTCACCAATCATAGCAATAATTGTGTTAAATCTTGCTGGAAGGGGTGTTAGGGCACTTTATTTCTGGATTATTTAG
- a CDS encoding cell division protein SepF: protein MGLKTKIKSFFLLDDEYEYTEDEKMENEIEPEQYTKSQHQKQNVVSLQSVQKSSKVILVEPRVYAEAQEIADHLKNRRAVVVNLQRIDRDQAKRIIDFLSGTVYAIGGDIQRIGTDIFLSTPDNVEVSGNITELIQQNDFDSRWS from the coding sequence ATGGGATTAAAAACGAAAATAAAATCATTTTTTTTATTGGACGATGAATATGAATATACTGAAGATGAAAAGATGGAAAATGAAATAGAGCCCGAACAGTATACTAAGTCACAACATCAAAAGCAAAATGTTGTTAGCTTACAAAGTGTTCAAAAATCTTCGAAAGTCATATTAGTTGAGCCTAGAGTATATGCAGAGGCACAAGAAATTGCTGATCATCTAAAGAATAGACGAGCAGTTGTTGTGAATTTACAAAGGATTGATCGTGATCAAGCAAAACGTATAATCGATTTTTTAAGCGGAACCGTATATGCAATTGGTGGAGACATCCAAAGAATTGGAACCGATATATTTTTAAGTACTCCAGATAATGTTGAGGTTTCAGGAAATATTACTGAATTAATTCAGCAAAATGATTTTGATTCGAGGTGGTCTTAG
- a CDS encoding YggS family pyridoxal phosphate-dependent enzyme has product MKVSENFSAIREKIDAACKKSGRNSDEVTIVAVTKYVTTERAEEAVETGIINLGENRDDGLIEKWETLKERAIWHFIGTLQTRKVKNIIDKVSYIHSLDRLSLAEEINKRAEKHISCFIQVNVSGENSKHGINPVDVIDFIHNLKNLNKIKIVGLMTMAPLTDDEASIRKCFRGLKELQNEVQALQLEYAPCNELSMGMSNDYTIAIEEGATIVRIGTSLVG; this is encoded by the coding sequence ATGAAAGTGTCTGAAAACTTTTCAGCAATTAGAGAAAAAATAGATGCAGCCTGTAAAAAGTCTGGGAGAAACTCCGATGAAGTAACTATAGTTGCAGTAACAAAATATGTAACGACTGAACGTGCGGAAGAAGCAGTTGAAACAGGTATTATAAACTTAGGTGAAAACCGTGACGATGGTTTAATTGAAAAATGGGAAACATTGAAAGAACGCGCTATATGGCATTTTATTGGAACTCTTCAAACACGCAAAGTAAAAAATATCATTGATAAAGTTTCCTATATTCATTCGCTTGATCGTCTTTCATTAGCCGAAGAAATTAATAAAAGAGCAGAGAAACATATTTCCTGTTTTATCCAAGTAAATGTTTCTGGAGAAAATTCTAAACATGGTATTAATCCTGTAGATGTGATAGATTTTATTCATAATTTAAAAAACTTAAACAAAATAAAGATCGTAGGTTTAATGACGATGGCGCCTTTAACAGATGATGAAGCAAGTATACGTAAATGTTTTCGTGGGTTAAAAGAATTGCAAAATGAGGTTCAAGCATTGCAACTTGAGTATGCACCATGTAATGAATTATCCATGGGAATGTCAAATGACTATACTATTGCTATTGAAGAAGGGGCGACTATTGTAAGAATCGGTACGTCATTAGTCGGATAA
- the pgeF gene encoding peptidoglycan editing factor PgeF, with translation MFEPFEKKEEQYFIIENWNRLNSNLVAGFTTKNGGQSKNEFQQLNCGFHVGDALTDVQQNRQILASKLDFDINNWVGAEQTHDIQIVKVNDSQSGKGALDYQSSLKNTDGLYTDKNNTLLTLCFADCVPLYFFAPKYNMIGIAHAGWKGTVNGIGKEMVEKWTGEGIPVEHIQAVIGPSICKDCYIVDNRVITKINKWMQPNTEMPYEEISPGQFKLDLRKLNQIILELSGVSPENIHITNFCTSCDRDEFFSHRRDHGKTGRMLSFIGMKGASS, from the coding sequence ATGTTTGAGCCATTTGAAAAAAAGGAAGAACAATATTTTATTATAGAGAACTGGAATCGACTAAATTCAAACCTAGTTGCTGGGTTTACAACTAAGAATGGCGGTCAAAGTAAAAATGAATTTCAACAGTTAAATTGTGGTTTTCATGTTGGTGATGCATTAACTGATGTTCAACAAAATCGACAGATACTTGCTTCTAAACTGGATTTCGATATTAATAACTGGGTAGGGGCTGAACAAACTCATGATATTCAGATTGTGAAAGTAAATGACTCTCAATCAGGAAAAGGTGCCCTTGATTATCAAAGTAGTCTAAAGAATACAGATGGTTTGTATACAGATAAAAATAATACATTGCTAACACTTTGTTTTGCCGATTGTGTACCCCTTTATTTTTTTGCTCCGAAATATAATATGATTGGAATTGCCCATGCAGGATGGAAAGGTACGGTAAATGGGATTGGGAAAGAAATGGTGGAAAAATGGACAGGCGAAGGGATTCCTGTAGAACATATCCAAGCTGTTATTGGGCCCTCCATTTGTAAGGACTGTTACATTGTTGATAATCGGGTGATTACAAAAATAAACAAATGGATGCAGCCGAATACCGAAATGCCATATGAAGAAATATCTCCAGGGCAATTTAAACTTGATTTGAGAAAACTGAATCAAATAATACTTGAATTATCAGGTGTTTCCCCTGAAAATATTCATATAACGAACTTTTGTACAAGTTGTGATCGAGATGAGTTTTTTTCCCATCGACGAGATCATGGAAAAACAGGAAGAATGTTAAGTTTTATTGGTATGAAAGGAGCTTCATCATGA
- a CDS encoding YlmC/YmxH family sporulation protein yields the protein MVRISEFQLKDVVSISDGRKLGNIGDIDINLDTGKIESIIVGGSGKVFGFFGKEEEFIIPWNSIVKIGADVILVRFRDQSYMQQQLQEPK from the coding sequence ATGGTACGTATTTCGGAATTTCAACTAAAAGATGTTGTCAGTATATCGGACGGACGGAAATTAGGAAACATCGGAGATATAGATATAAATTTAGATACGGGAAAAATTGAAAGTATAATCGTTGGCGGTTCAGGAAAGGTTTTTGGCTTTTTCGGAAAAGAAGAAGAATTTATAATTCCTTGGAACAGTATTGTCAAAATAGGAGCGGATGTAATATTAGTACGTTTTCGTGATCAGAGCTATATGCAACAACAATTACAAGAACCTAAATAA
- the sigG gene encoding RNA polymerase sporulation sigma factor SigG: MKRNKVEICGVDTSKLPVLKNEEMRELLKKMHEGDLFAREKLVNGNLRLVLSVIQRFNNRGEYVDDLFQVGCIGLMKSIDNFDLSQNVRFSTYAVPMIIGEIRRYLRDNNPIRVSRSLRDIAYKALQVREKLMSKTSREPTAEEIAKVLEVPHEEIVFALDAIQDPVSLFEPIYNDGGDPIYVMDQLGDEKNRDTQWVEEIALQEGLRRLNDREKMIIRKRFFQGKTQMEVAEEIGISQAQVSRLEKAAIKQMNKNIQ; this comes from the coding sequence TTGAAGAGGAATAAAGTAGAAATTTGTGGGGTAGATACATCTAAGCTTCCAGTGCTAAAAAACGAAGAAATGCGAGAATTATTGAAAAAAATGCATGAAGGTGATTTATTTGCAAGAGAAAAGCTTGTAAACGGTAATTTACGGCTCGTATTAAGTGTAATCCAACGCTTTAATAACCGTGGCGAATATGTCGATGACCTCTTTCAGGTCGGTTGTATTGGACTTATGAAATCTATTGATAATTTTGATTTAAGTCAAAATGTAAGATTTTCTACTTATGCTGTACCGATGATTATAGGAGAAATAAGAAGATATTTACGTGATAATAATCCAATACGTGTTTCAAGGTCACTTCGTGATATTGCGTATAAAGCTCTCCAAGTACGCGAGAAATTAATGAGCAAAACCTCGAGGGAACCTACAGCCGAGGAAATTGCTAAAGTATTGGAAGTTCCACATGAAGAAATTGTTTTTGCATTAGATGCAATTCAAGACCCTGTATCATTGTTTGAACCTATATACAATGATGGAGGGGATCCAATTTATGTGATGGACCAACTTGGGGATGAAAAAAACCGTGATACACAGTGGGTAGAAGAAATTGCTTTACAAGAGGGATTACGGAGATTAAATGATCGTGAAAAAATGATTATCCGTAAGCGTTTCTTTCAAGGGAAAACACAAATGGAAGTGGCGGAGGAAATTGGCATCTCCCAAGCACAAGTATCTCGATTGGAAAAAGCGGCAATTAAACAAATGAATAAGAATATACAATAA
- the sigE gene encoding RNA polymerase sporulation sigma factor SigE: protein MKNFRIKLSYFWYKILIKLGIKTDEIYYIGGSEALPPPLTKEEEEVLIEKLPKGDMAARSLLIERNLRLVVYIARKFENTGINIEDLISIGTIGLIKAVNTFNPEKKIKLATYASRCIENEILMYLRRNNKIRSEVSFDEPLNIDWDGNELLLSDVLGTEEDIITKDLEANVDKKLLFSALHQLTPREKQIMELRFGLQGGEEKTQKDVADMLGISQSYISRLEKRIIKRLKKEFNKMV, encoded by the coding sequence GTGAAAAATTTTCGAATAAAATTATCATACTTTTGGTACAAAATTTTAATTAAACTGGGGATTAAAACAGATGAAATTTATTATATTGGAGGAAGTGAAGCACTGCCGCCACCGTTAACAAAAGAAGAAGAAGAAGTATTAATCGAGAAACTTCCAAAAGGTGATATGGCAGCGAGATCCTTATTAATTGAACGTAATTTACGATTAGTTGTCTATATTGCTCGAAAGTTTGAAAATACCGGGATAAATATCGAGGACTTAATTAGTATTGGAACAATTGGCCTTATAAAAGCAGTTAATACTTTTAATCCTGAGAAAAAAATAAAACTAGCTACCTATGCCTCCCGCTGTATCGAAAATGAAATATTAATGTATTTGCGGAGAAATAATAAAATTCGTTCGGAAGTATCTTTTGATGAGCCGCTTAATATTGATTGGGATGGAAATGAATTATTACTGTCGGATGTTCTTGGAACAGAGGAAGATATTATAACAAAGGATCTTGAGGCAAATGTTGATAAAAAGCTACTATTCAGTGCATTACATCAGTTAACCCCGAGAGAAAAGCAAATAATGGAACTTCGGTTTGGGTTACAAGGCGGAGAAGAGAAAACGCAAAAGGACGTAGCGGATATGCTTGGAATCTCACAATCGTATATTTCTCGACTTGAGAAAAGAATTATCAAAAGATTAAAAAAGGAATTTAATAAAATGGTTTAA